In Shinella sp. XGS7, a single genomic region encodes these proteins:
- the nth gene encoding endonuclease III, producing MNKTAIEGFFATLKAANPSPQTELEYASVFELLAAVLLSAQATDVGVNKATRRLFPVANTPAKILALGEDGLADYIKTIGLYRTKAKNLYKTCQIILEQHGGQVPRSREALEALPGVGRKTANVVLNVAFGEPTMAVDTHIFRVGNRTGLAPGKNVLEVEQALLRRVPPAYLVDAHHWLILHGRYICQARRPLCERCQVRAFCDNPAPTMAGNAS from the coding sequence ATGAACAAGACCGCGATCGAGGGCTTCTTCGCCACCCTGAAGGCCGCCAACCCCTCCCCGCAGACCGAGCTGGAATACGCCAGCGTCTTCGAGCTGCTGGCGGCCGTGCTGCTCTCGGCCCAGGCCACCGATGTGGGCGTGAACAAGGCCACCCGTCGCCTTTTCCCCGTAGCCAACACGCCGGCCAAGATCCTGGCCCTGGGCGAAGACGGTCTGGCGGACTACATCAAGACCATTGGCCTGTACCGCACCAAGGCCAAGAATCTCTACAAGACCTGCCAGATCATCCTGGAGCAGCATGGCGGCCAGGTACCGCGCTCGCGCGAAGCCCTGGAAGCCCTGCCCGGCGTGGGCCGCAAGACCGCCAATGTGGTGCTCAATGTGGCTTTCGGCGAGCCCACCATGGCGGTGGACACGCACATCTTCCGCGTGGGCAACCGCACCGGCCTGGCCCCGGGCAAGAATGTGCTGGAGGTGGAGCAGGCTCTGCTGCGCCGCGTGCCGCCGGCCTATCTGGTGGACGCCCACCACTGGCTGATCCTGCACGGCCGCTACATCTGCCAGGCACGCCGACCGCTGTGCGAGCGCTGCCAGGTGCGAGCCTTCTGCGACAACCCGGCCCCTACAATGGCCGGCAATGCCTCTTGA
- a CDS encoding NAD(P)/FAD-dependent oxidoreductase — translation MQSFDLIAVGAGAAGLFCAGMAGQRGLRVALLDHAPRVAEKIRISGGGRCNFTNREAAPANFLSENPNFCRSALARYSAQDFIALVKQHGIAFHEKHKGQLFCDESSEQIIQMLLKECEAGGVQRWQPCTVAAVRPLPEGGFELDTGAGPLRCTRLVIATGGLSIPKIGASDWGLRLAERLGHRIVTPRPALVPLTFAPADWAPFAELAGLSLPVYVSTGSGKQRGRFHEDLLFTHRGLSGPAILQISSYWQEGQALSLDLAPEQALAEALLAAKNGSRKQLGNELTELLPSRLAQAWLSRLALPGNRPMADCKDKDLQRLAEQLQAWQLTPDGSEGWRKAEVMRGGVDTRELSSQTLESKKVPGLHFIGEVVDVTGWLGGYNFQWAWSSAAACARALEPSGAQDLACS, via the coding sequence ATGCAGAGTTTTGACCTGATCGCGGTCGGCGCCGGTGCGGCCGGCCTGTTCTGCGCCGGCATGGCCGGCCAGCGCGGCCTGCGCGTGGCCCTGCTGGACCATGCACCGCGCGTGGCCGAGAAGATCCGCATCTCCGGCGGCGGCCGCTGCAACTTCACCAACCGCGAGGCGGCGCCGGCCAACTTCCTCTCCGAGAACCCCAACTTCTGCCGCTCGGCCCTGGCACGCTACAGCGCCCAGGACTTCATCGCCCTGGTGAAGCAGCACGGCATCGCCTTCCACGAGAAGCACAAGGGCCAGCTCTTCTGCGACGAGTCCAGCGAGCAGATCATCCAGATGCTGCTCAAGGAATGCGAGGCCGGCGGCGTGCAGCGCTGGCAGCCCTGCACCGTGGCAGCCGTGCGCCCCCTGCCCGAGGGCGGCTTCGAGCTGGACACGGGCGCCGGCCCGCTGCGCTGCACCCGCCTGGTGATCGCCACCGGCGGCCTGTCCATTCCCAAGATCGGCGCCAGCGACTGGGGCCTGCGCCTGGCCGAGCGACTGGGCCACCGCATCGTCACGCCGCGCCCGGCCCTGGTGCCGCTGACCTTCGCGCCGGCCGACTGGGCGCCCTTTGCCGAGCTGGCCGGCCTGTCCCTGCCCGTCTATGTGAGCACCGGCAGCGGCAAGCAGCGCGGCCGCTTCCACGAAGACCTGCTCTTCACCCACCGCGGCCTCAGCGGCCCGGCCATTCTGCAGATCTCCAGCTACTGGCAGGAGGGCCAGGCCCTGAGCCTGGACCTGGCGCCCGAACAGGCCCTGGCCGAGGCCCTGCTCGCCGCCAAGAACGGCTCGCGCAAGCAGCTGGGCAATGAGCTGACCGAGCTGCTGCCCAGCCGCCTGGCCCAGGCCTGGCTGTCTCGTCTGGCCCTGCCCGGCAACCGCCCCATGGCCGACTGCAAGGACAAGGACCTGCAGCGCCTGGCCGAACAGCTGCAGGCCTGGCAGCTCACACCCGACGGCAGCGAGGGCTGGCGCAAGGCCGAGGTCATGCGCGGCGGGGTGGACACGCGCGAGCTCAGCTCCCAAACCCTGGAAAGCAAGAAGGTGCCGGGCCTGCATTTCATTGGCGAGGTGGTGGACGTGACCGGCTGGCTGGGCGGCTACAACTTCCAGTGGGCCTGGTCCAGCGCCGCCGCCTGCGCGCGCGCTTTGGAGCCGTCCGGGGCGCAAGATCTCGCTTGTTCTTAA
- a CDS encoding OsmC family protein → MMAETLYRTRLQQGRDYQFEAHFEGLAATVLSDEPPPLGSSAGPSPVQLLSSAVGTCLSDSLLFALRKFRQAPEPLSCELETSVGRNAEGRMRVLGITARLHLGVAAAQLEHLDRVLSQFEDFCTVTQSVRAAIPVTVQVFDAQGVQLK, encoded by the coding sequence ATGATGGCCGAGACCCTCTACCGCACCCGCCTGCAGCAAGGCCGCGACTACCAGTTCGAAGCCCATTTCGAGGGCCTCGCGGCCACGGTGCTCAGTGATGAACCTCCACCGCTGGGGAGCTCGGCCGGCCCCTCGCCGGTCCAGCTGCTGAGCTCGGCGGTGGGCACCTGCCTCAGCGACTCTCTGCTGTTCGCTCTGCGCAAATTCAGGCAAGCCCCCGAGCCCCTGAGTTGCGAGCTGGAGACAAGCGTGGGCCGCAATGCCGAGGGCCGCATGCGGGTGCTGGGCATCACGGCCCGCCTGCACCTGGGCGTGGCCGCGGCCCAGTTGGAGCATCTGGACCGGGTGCTGAGCCAGTTCGAGGACTTCTGCACCGTGACCCAGAGCGTGCGCGCCGCCATTCCCGTGACGGTCCAGGTCTTCGACGCCCAGGGCGTGCAACTCAAGTAA
- a CDS encoding TIGR01244 family sulfur transferase, with protein MSLPLQALTPELCVAPQLEPAAMAEAAAAGFRSVINNRPDHEGGPDQPTSAQIEAAARAAGLEYRHLPVNGAYQSPEEIAAFGELLASLPKPILAFCRSGARSTRLYQAASQR; from the coding sequence ATGAGCCTGCCCCTCCAAGCCCTGACCCCCGAACTCTGCGTGGCCCCGCAGCTGGAGCCCGCCGCCATGGCCGAGGCCGCCGCGGCCGGCTTTCGCAGCGTGATCAACAACCGCCCCGACCATGAGGGCGGCCCGGACCAGCCTACCAGCGCACAGATCGAGGCCGCGGCCCGCGCCGCCGGCCTGGAATACCGCCACCTGCCGGTGAATGGCGCCTATCAGTCGCCCGAGGAGATCGCGGCCTTCGGCGAGCTGCTGGCCAGCCTGCCCAAGCCCATCCTGGCCTTCTGCCGCTCCGGCGCGCGCTCCACCCGCCTCTACCAGGCTGCCAGCCAGCGCTGA
- the rsxB gene encoding electron transport complex subunit RsxB produces the protein MSASTLSPAADLAQRLAAALPQTQCTRCGYPDCQAYAEALAAGEAEINQCPPGGAEGVARLAALTGRPLLPLNPEHGLETPRQLAVIDEAWCIGCTLCIKACPADCIVGAPKAMHLIVAAQCTGCELCLPACPVDCISLVNASGEASGWQAWSATQAAEALDRYRFRGERLAREKRENDARLQAEAQAKLADLPAASQISDPLVLDRKRAMIEAALARARAKRAE, from the coding sequence TTGAGCGCCTCCACTCTCTCCCCCGCCGCCGACCTGGCCCAGCGCCTGGCCGCGGCCCTGCCCCAGACCCAGTGCACCCGCTGCGGCTACCCCGACTGCCAGGCCTATGCCGAGGCCCTGGCCGCCGGTGAGGCCGAGATCAATCAATGCCCGCCCGGCGGGGCCGAGGGCGTGGCGCGACTGGCCGCCCTCACCGGCCGCCCGCTGCTGCCGCTCAACCCCGAACACGGGCTGGAGACGCCGCGTCAGCTGGCCGTGATCGACGAGGCCTGGTGCATTGGCTGCACCCTGTGTATCAAGGCCTGCCCGGCCGACTGCATCGTGGGCGCGCCCAAGGCCATGCACCTGATCGTGGCGGCCCAGTGCACGGGCTGCGAGCTCTGCTTGCCCGCCTGCCCGGTGGACTGCATCTCCCTGGTCAATGCCAGCGGTGAGGCCAGCGGCTGGCAGGCCTGGAGCGCGACCCAGGCGGCCGAGGCCCTGGATCGCTACCGCTTCCGCGGCGAGCGCCTGGCGCGCGAGAAGCGCGAGAACGATGCCCGCCTGCAGGCCGAGGCCCAGGCCAAGCTGGCCGATCTGCCGGCCGCCAGCCAGATCAGCGATCCGCTGGTGCTGGACCGCAAGCGCGCCATGATCGAGGCCGCCCTGGCACGCGCTCGCGCCAAGCGCGCGGAGTGA
- a CDS encoding GatB/YqeY domain-containing protein → MSLKERITEDMKTAMRAKDAERLGTIRMLLAAVKQKEVDERVEVDDAALVGIVDKLIKQRKDAISQFTAAGRQDLADKESAELLVLEAYLPARLSSQEIDAAVAAIVAELGAKGPGDMGKVMGAVKAQLAGKADMGLVSAAVKKALSQ, encoded by the coding sequence ATGAGCCTGAAAGAACGCATCACCGAAGACATGAAGACCGCCATGCGCGCCAAGGACGCCGAGCGCCTGGGCACCATCCGCATGCTGCTGGCTGCCGTGAAGCAGAAGGAAGTGGACGAGCGCGTCGAGGTGGACGATGCGGCCCTGGTGGGTATCGTGGACAAGCTCATCAAGCAGCGCAAGGACGCCATCAGCCAGTTCACCGCGGCCGGCCGCCAGGACCTGGCTGACAAGGAAAGCGCCGAACTGCTGGTGCTGGAGGCTTATCTGCCGGCCCGCCTCTCGTCGCAGGAAATCGACGCTGCCGTGGCCGCCATCGTGGCCGAGCTGGGCGCCAAGGGCCCCGGCGACATGGGCAAGGTCATGGGCGCGGTCAAGGCCCAGCTGGCGGGCAAGGCCGATATGGGACTGGTTTCGGCCGCCGTCAAGAAGGCGCTGAGCCAGTAA
- a CDS encoding sulfite exporter TauE/SafE family protein, which translates to MNLDPLFLAELLALGLCSGFLAGLLGIGGGMLMVPFLTWMLSKQGVSADMAVKMAIATSMATIMFTSISSVRAHHKRGAVRWELVRGLAPGILIGGLVAGAGIFALLKGSWLALVFAGFVSFSAFQMLRDKKPKPSRQMPGTAGQIGAGAGIGLLSGLVGAGGGFVSVPFMTWCNVPIHNAVATSAALGFPIALANTLGYVIGGWNLAPALPGALGYLFLPALVVIAAASVTMAPLGAKAAHAMNVKQLKRAFALLLFVLAAYMLYKGLS; encoded by the coding sequence ATGAACCTCGATCCCCTGTTCCTGGCCGAGCTGCTCGCGCTCGGCCTGTGCTCCGGCTTTCTGGCCGGCCTGCTGGGCATTGGCGGCGGCATGCTGATGGTGCCCTTCCTGACCTGGATGCTGTCCAAGCAGGGCGTGTCCGCCGATATGGCGGTGAAGATGGCCATCGCCACCTCCATGGCCACCATCATGTTCACCTCCATCTCCAGCGTGCGCGCCCACCACAAGCGCGGCGCGGTGCGCTGGGAGCTGGTGCGGGGCCTGGCACCCGGCATTCTGATCGGCGGCCTGGTCGCTGGCGCCGGCATCTTCGCCCTGCTCAAGGGCAGCTGGCTGGCCCTGGTGTTTGCCGGCTTCGTGAGCTTCTCGGCCTTCCAGATGCTGCGCGACAAGAAACCCAAGCCCAGCCGCCAGATGCCGGGCACGGCCGGCCAGATCGGCGCGGGCGCGGGCATCGGCCTGCTCTCGGGCCTGGTGGGCGCGGGCGGCGGCTTTGTCTCTGTGCCCTTCATGACCTGGTGCAATGTGCCCATCCACAATGCCGTGGCCACCAGCGCGGCCCTGGGCTTTCCCATCGCCCTGGCCAATACCCTGGGCTATGTGATCGGCGGCTGGAACCTGGCGCCCGCCCTGCCCGGCGCCCTGGGCTACCTCTTCCTGCCGGCCCTGGTGGTGATCGCCGCGGCCAGCGTGACCATGGCGCCGCTGGGCGCCAAGGCCGCCCATGCGATGAACGTCAAGCAGCTCAAGCGCGCCTTCGCCCTGCTGCTCTTCGTGCTGGCCGCCTACATGCTCTACAAGGGTCTGAGCTGA
- a CDS encoding polyhydroxyalkanoate depolymerase has protein sequence MLYQLYETQRALLSPFAEFASASAKLYSHPLSPFTHLPLSQRVSAGLDLMHRLAKEYEKPGFNIHSVEVDGVDVAVQELVPLEKPFCRLLRFKRYTDDQAVLAKMKDQPTVLVVAPLSGHHSTLLRDTVRQLLKDHKVYITDWTDARMVPTEVGPFHLDDYIAYVQEFIRHIGATDCHVISVCQPTVPVLAAISLMASRGEATPRSMTMMGGPIDARKSPTAVNNLAMNRSFSWFENNVIYRVPPNYPGAGRAVYPGFLQHTGFVAMNPDRHLSSHYDYFLDLVRGDDDSAESHRQFYDEYNAVLDMPAEYYLDTIKTVFQDFALVNGTWEVDGELVRPQDIRQTALLTVEGELDDISGAGQTRAAHELCAGIPREHQRHYDAIGAGHYGIFSGRRWREKVYPTVRDFIATYDQQPLSVAAAPSRARRTKKA, from the coding sequence ATGCTGTATCAGCTCTACGAAACCCAGCGAGCCCTGCTGAGCCCCTTTGCGGAGTTCGCCAGCGCTTCGGCCAAGCTCTACAGCCACCCGCTCTCGCCCTTTACCCACCTGCCGCTGTCGCAGCGGGTGTCGGCGGGGCTGGACCTGATGCACCGCCTGGCCAAGGAGTACGAGAAGCCCGGTTTCAACATCCACAGCGTCGAAGTCGATGGCGTGGATGTGGCCGTGCAGGAGCTGGTGCCGCTGGAAAAGCCCTTCTGCCGCCTGCTGCGCTTCAAGCGCTACACCGATGACCAGGCCGTGCTGGCCAAGATGAAGGATCAGCCCACGGTGCTGGTGGTGGCGCCGCTCTCGGGCCACCACAGCACCCTGCTGCGCGACACCGTGCGCCAGCTGCTCAAGGACCACAAGGTCTACATCACCGACTGGACCGACGCCCGCATGGTGCCGACCGAGGTGGGGCCCTTCCATCTGGACGACTACATCGCCTATGTGCAGGAGTTCATCCGTCATATCGGCGCCACCGACTGCCATGTGATCTCGGTCTGCCAGCCCACGGTGCCGGTGCTGGCCGCCATCTCCCTGATGGCCAGCCGGGGCGAAGCCACGCCGCGCTCCATGACCATGATGGGCGGCCCCATCGACGCCCGCAAGAGCCCCACCGCCGTCAACAACCTGGCCATGAACCGCAGCTTCAGCTGGTTCGAGAACAACGTCATCTACCGCGTGCCGCCCAACTACCCGGGCGCCGGCCGCGCGGTCTACCCGGGCTTTCTGCAGCACACCGGTTTCGTGGCCATGAACCCGGACCGGCATCTGAGCTCGCACTACGACTACTTCCTGGACCTGGTGCGCGGCGACGATGACAGCGCCGAATCCCACCGCCAGTTCTACGACGAGTACAACGCGGTGCTGGACATGCCGGCCGAGTACTACCTGGACACCATCAAGACCGTGTTCCAGGACTTCGCCCTGGTCAACGGCACCTGGGAGGTGGACGGCGAGCTGGTGCGTCCGCAGGACATCCGCCAGACCGCCCTGCTCACCGTGGAAGGCGAGCTGGACGACATCTCCGGCGCCGGCCAGACCCGCGCCGCCCATGAGCTCTGCGCCGGCATCCCGCGCGAGCACCAACGCCACTACGACGCCATCGGCGCCGGCCACTACGGCATCTTCTCGGGCCGCCGCTGGCGCGAGAAGGTCTACCCCACGGTGCGTGACTTCATCGCCACCTACGACCAGCAGCCCCTGAGCGTGGCCGCGGCGCCCAGCCGCGCCCGCCGGACCAAGAAAGCTTGA
- the rpsU gene encoding 30S ribosomal protein S21 has translation MTTIRVKENEPFDVALRRFKRTIEKLGLLTDLRAREFYEKPTAERKRKKAAAVKRHYKRVRSMQLPKKLY, from the coding sequence ATGACCACCATTCGCGTCAAAGAGAACGAGCCGTTTGATGTTGCCCTGCGCCGCTTCAAGCGCACCATCGAAAAGCTGGGCCTGCTGACCGACCTGCGCGCCCGCGAGTTCTACGAGAAGCCGACTGCCGAGCGCAAGCGCAAGAAGGCCGCCGCCGTCAAGCGCCACTACAAGCGCGTGCGCAGCATGCAGCTGCCCAAGAAGCTGTACTGA
- a CDS encoding EVE domain-containing protein, translating to MSYWLMKSEPEECSIDDLARLGRVPWTGVRNYQARNFMRDDFALGDGVLFYHSSCPQPGIAGLAEVCSAAYPDATQFDPASPYHDPKSDPAKPRWLHVDVSFVRKTRLLALPELRQTPTLAGMRLLQPGNRLSITPVTPAEWQEILKLLDAASPSPR from the coding sequence ATGAGCTACTGGTTGATGAAGTCCGAGCCCGAGGAGTGCTCGATCGACGACCTGGCCCGCCTGGGCCGGGTGCCCTGGACCGGGGTGCGCAACTACCAGGCCCGCAACTTCATGCGCGACGACTTCGCCCTGGGCGACGGCGTGCTCTTCTACCACTCCTCCTGCCCCCAGCCCGGCATTGCCGGCCTGGCCGAGGTCTGCAGCGCCGCCTACCCGGACGCCACGCAGTTCGATCCCGCCAGCCCCTATCACGACCCCAAGTCGGATCCCGCCAAGCCGCGCTGGCTGCATGTGGACGTGAGCTTTGTGCGCAAGACCCGCCTGCTGGCCCTGCCCGAGCTGCGCCAGACCCCGACGCTGGCCGGCATGCGCCTGCTCCAGCCCGGCAACCGGCTCTCCATCACGCCGGTCACGCCCGCCGAGTGGCAAGAGATCCTGAAACTTCTGGACGCTGCGTCCCCCTCTCCCCGATGA
- a CDS encoding cell division protein ZapA: MKQMEVTIMGQSYLLGCPEGGEALLSRAVAQVDREMSAIRDAGRVKARERIAVLAALNLAYQLAEGPAAASSATAAPAASTSPNGSDTVPSPELEALIRRLDEALGQDGQLL; this comes from the coding sequence ATGAAGCAAATGGAAGTCACGATCATGGGCCAGAGCTATCTGCTCGGCTGCCCCGAGGGCGGCGAGGCCCTGCTGTCTCGCGCCGTGGCCCAGGTCGACCGCGAGATGAGCGCCATCCGCGACGCCGGCCGGGTCAAGGCCCGCGAGCGCATTGCCGTGCTGGCCGCGCTGAACCTGGCCTACCAGCTGGCCGAAGGCCCCGCCGCCGCCAGCAGCGCCACCGCGGCGCCGGCCGCTTCGACCAGCCCCAACGGCAGCGACACCGTGCCCTCGCCCGAGCTCGAGGCCCTGATCCGCCGCCTGGACGAAGCCCTGGGCCAGGACGGCCAGCTGCTCTGA
- a CDS encoding TRAP transporter small permease subunit — protein MSPLLALSRLIDGMNRRIGQWVIWLILASTVISAVNAVIRKAFNFSSNAFLEVQWYLFAGSFLLAAGYTLLNNEHVRIDVVISRFSKRTQTWIDVFGFAAFLLPLCVVVLYYSVPFFLQAWRSNEMSSNAGGLILWPVYMLMPMGFALLLLQGVSELIKRLAFLQGLIEDPTKKGEGPSAEEELAEAIRRLAENENKKA, from the coding sequence GTGTCCCCCCTGCTCGCCTTATCCAGGCTGATCGACGGTATGAACCGTCGCATCGGCCAATGGGTCATCTGGCTCATCCTGGCCTCGACGGTCATCAGCGCGGTCAACGCGGTCATCCGCAAGGCCTTCAACTTCTCCTCCAACGCCTTTCTCGAGGTGCAGTGGTATCTGTTTGCCGGCTCCTTTCTGCTGGCGGCGGGCTACACCCTGCTGAACAACGAGCATGTGCGCATCGACGTGGTCATCAGCCGCTTCTCCAAGCGCACCCAGACCTGGATCGATGTCTTCGGCTTTGCCGCCTTCCTGCTGCCCCTGTGCGTGGTGGTGCTGTACTACAGCGTGCCCTTCTTCCTGCAGGCCTGGCGCTCCAATGAAATGTCCTCCAATGCCGGCGGCCTGATCCTGTGGCCGGTCTACATGCTCATGCCCATGGGCTTTGCCCTGCTGCTGCTGCAGGGCGTGAGCGAGCTGATCAAGCGCCTGGCCTTTCTGCAAGGCCTGATCGAGGACCCGACCAAGAAGGGCGAGGGCCCCAGCGCCGAGGAGGAACTGGCCGAGGCCATCCGCCGCCTGGCCGAGAACGAAAACAAGAAGGCCTGA
- the zapB gene encoding cell division protein ZapB: MPSITDLLDRVERLLLRHEELQRTNALLQEQLQAVGHERDQLRSRLSAARQRIDALLERLPVESETARNEK; the protein is encoded by the coding sequence ATGCCTAGCATCACCGACCTGCTCGACCGCGTCGAGCGCCTGCTGCTGCGTCATGAGGAGCTCCAGCGCACCAACGCGCTGCTGCAGGAGCAGTTGCAGGCCGTGGGCCATGAGCGCGACCAGCTGCGCTCGCGCCTGTCGGCGGCCCGCCAGCGCATCGACGCCCTGCTGGAGCGGCTTCCCGTCGAGAGCGAAACCGCCAGGAACGAGAAGTAG
- a CDS encoding sensor domain-containing diguanylate cyclase, with product MENSAAPHAGASPQTSDAWYASLKLQEHELAGAVLSLVEPLGTLVTVKSLATGRYIYASAGLGLMFSQTETGIVGLSDAELMRGEEVQAMRRAEQAVMAQRSVVLSEHRVELGGRRREFSVTRIPLGTEHVMAMWVERTEERHRETHLQRALNQIEQQQKALEQIRREMQQGSGRDETSGLYLRAQFDDQLLREIDLSTREHREFALVLIALDPAPAAIQSLGEEAHQRMLEGLGRMLRANTRAMDAACRIGDHLFAVLLSGVGLATAHARMEQLRRQCTAQIVVLNGQDLGLSLSMGVASFPHTASKQDELLKASETAVQEAQRRGGNQVVLAPIPFGML from the coding sequence ATGGAAAACTCTGCCGCCCCGCACGCCGGTGCATCGCCTCAGACCAGCGATGCCTGGTATGCCAGCCTGAAGCTGCAGGAGCATGAGCTGGCCGGCGCCGTGCTGAGCCTGGTCGAGCCACTGGGGACCCTGGTCACGGTCAAGTCCCTGGCCACCGGCCGCTATATCTATGCCAGTGCGGGCCTGGGCCTGATGTTCTCGCAGACCGAGACGGGCATCGTGGGTCTATCTGATGCCGAACTGATGCGGGGCGAGGAGGTGCAGGCCATGCGGCGCGCCGAACAGGCGGTGATGGCCCAGCGCTCGGTGGTGCTGAGCGAGCACCGGGTGGAGCTGGGCGGGCGCCGCCGCGAGTTCTCGGTCACCCGCATTCCGCTGGGCACGGAGCATGTGATGGCCATGTGGGTGGAGCGCACCGAGGAGCGCCACCGCGAGACCCATCTGCAGCGCGCGCTCAACCAGATCGAGCAGCAGCAGAAGGCGCTGGAACAGATCCGGCGCGAGATGCAGCAGGGCAGCGGCCGCGACGAGACCTCGGGCCTGTATCTGCGGGCCCAGTTCGACGACCAGCTGCTGCGCGAGATCGATCTCTCCACCCGCGAGCACCGCGAATTCGCCCTGGTGCTGATTGCACTGGATCCGGCGCCCGCCGCCATCCAGTCCCTGGGCGAGGAGGCGCACCAGCGCATGCTCGAGGGCCTGGGTCGCATGCTGCGCGCCAACACCCGGGCCATGGACGCAGCCTGCCGCATTGGCGATCACCTGTTCGCCGTGCTGCTCTCGGGCGTGGGCCTGGCCACCGCCCACGCGCGCATGGAGCAGCTGCGCCGCCAGTGCACCGCGCAGATCGTGGTGCTGAACGGCCAGGATCTTGGGCTGTCGCTGTCCATGGGCGTGGCCAGCTTCCCGCACACCGCCTCCAAGCAGGACGAGCTGCTCAAGGCCAGCGAGACCGCGGTGCAGGAAGCCCAGCGCCGCGGCGGCAATCAGGTGGTGCTGGCGCCCATTCCCTTTGGCATGCTCTGA